In Papaver somniferum cultivar HN1 chromosome 9, ASM357369v1, whole genome shotgun sequence, the genomic stretch GCTTCAGATCGGGTTACATTTCAGTAAGCAATGGAAATTTGAGAAAAGATTCTACATGTCTTGGTTTGTGCTATCCATGATGTCCAGACCTGAACTCTACACAGTCTAGTAGGCAAGGTTTAAAGAAAACACAACTTTGATCCTATTTTATATTCCTGACCGGCCGTTTCTTGTCTTGGGGTGACCCTGAAAGTTTTGTCCGAGAGCGGATTAACCTACCAAACTTGTCATCTTTTGGAATGAAAAATTCCCAAATTTTGATGCCGTTGTACAAAAGATTCTAATGATATACACAACTCCATAGTGTATACCACCAAATTAGGTTAAAGCACATTCTTCCTTCATATTTAGCTGGGGTACTGCAAACAATGGGAAGCTCATCACTCTTCTCTTCACTTGCAAGAAGGTATGTTTCTCGATTTAAAATCATATATGTGATCCTGACAGCCCAAATGATGCGAATAATAGATTTAGTGTAAttacttctttttccttttgtgtatatataGATTAGAGGGGAAGGTGGCATTGATCACCGGAGGGGCTAGTGGCATCGGGGAGTGCACGGCTAAATTTTTTAGTCAACATGGTGCTAAAGTCATGATCGCCGATATACAGGATGATTTAGGTcatttggtatgcaaatatattgGCCCTGGATCAGCATCTTATATCCACTTTGATGTCACGGATGAGAACCAAATTCGAAATGCGATTGATACAACTGTTGCTAACTATGGGAAGCTGGATATTATGTTCAACAATGCAGGCATTATAGACAAGCCCAAACCAAGAATTTTGGACAACGATCTATCAGATTTCGAACAAGTCCTAAAAGTGAATGTCACCGGAACTTTTCTCGGAATCAAACACGCAGCCCGTGTTATGATCCCTGCACGCCAAGGTAGCATAATATCAACATGCAGCATTAGTTCGATTACTGCTGGGCTTGCATCTCATGCTTATACGTCTTCGAAACATGCCATATTGGGGCTAACTAAGAACACCGCCGTTGAGTTAGGACAGTTTGGTATTCGAGTGAATTGCATATCCCCTTATGGAGTGGTGACTCCTATGTGTAGGAAATTTGGTACGATCGAGGTTGAGGTGCTAAGAGAACATTTGCATTCAGTTGCTAATCTCAAGGGGTTGATACTTGAGGCAGAGGATATAGCAAAGGCTGCCCTTTACTTGAGCACGGATGATTCGAGGTATTTGAGTGGGCACAACCTTGTCGTCGATGGGGGCTTTAGCATTGTTAATCCTTCTTTCGCCATGTTCAAATATCCTGATTCTTGATTGCTCTATCCATAATTGGTAATTTTATCACCAAGTTGCCGTTCATCATCTTTGATGTCTTGGTCGATAAAagcaccaaaaataaaaatgaagccGATTTCAGTTTCAAAGataaatatttttaattaaactcCTGGTGTCGATGGTTCCGATCCTAAACGATACTCATCTCCAGGCTAGAATCTAACAAGTTTGATCTTGTAATCTGTTGATGACGATGGTACAAGTTTTAAAATGCATAAATTTTTGTTGAACACAGATTTATATTAGAAGACCAAtttctgggggggggggggggcttaCAAAtccaacaaaatcaaaattatcaaCACAATCACAAATACAAGAAATCTGTTTTTGAGGCatactcttttcttttttttttgaggcatacgcATTCATTAAACCATCTAGGGTGATTTATAAGGGATGTCTAAAAGTAGTGAAATTACCTATttatccttaaacaatttaaattactagagtgGCTTTAACCtcaaaaatttaaaatcaaaaaaaaactttaaactcaaacatcttggactccaattcaatcaacaaaTTGATCAAGCAAACCAAACACGAaccgaagtgagcgatgttggagtgcaaaatccaaatctcaattgctcttagatgtattttagaatgtatgtgtaagaaacccatcttgtttttgattgattttattttgtttgatcaatagaatatgatttcaaagatgaaattaggttttcagaagatcagttcggctgatcttggagtatcaattttgagtcgaacctagtgtatgatttagagaaacactatgttcggctaatgcgactttgctagattttgttcgaatcagccgaaccaaaattcgtcagttacagagtaaagttcggctgataacttttgagccgaacctcagtttttggaaaatatacctaggttcggctgataacttgacAGCCGAACCTAGGTGTATTTTCAAGaaactgaggttcggctgaaaagttatcagctgaactgttcatctggtcagtagatctgggttttaaagaTTCAgtttttgacagattcaacttataaaaagaaattaaacctcgtatagaagtctacctacgatttgaatcacacatttttgtCACttataatcactaaaatctcaaaattcaaaacccaaattttgttcacttcttcttcttcctttcaaaatcccaactctctcacataatttgatttatctactaattcatcactaataatttaatttttaataaatccttaaaattcctagttaattaaatctaatcataatcattaacaccaattatgtaagggtagttatgccattatcaaaaagggtggataaggggtgatgttgttttttatttagtgagcCTGTTTTGGCAtcttagtatgcctcaaaaaaattcagtatgcctcaaaataggtttcaaatACAATGTCAAGCTATGCAAGCCAACTTGTCTTTTAGAAAATCCAACCTTAGAGAAGACATTCTCTTATAAAATTGCGTACTTTTTGGGATGTAAAATAATTGCTTGGGAGCATTAGATTCTCCTACCACGGGCCTCTGATTAAGAAAAAACTGCAACATTTTTCTCTCCGCTGTAAAAATAATATTTAAATGAAATGaatcacaaaaaccatgactaGAAAATATAAATTTAATATGATGTTTTATTATACGCTAAGAAGTAAATTTTTTATTTCTAAAATCAGAAATAAATTTAACGATATTATTTCACAATGATTTTTAGAAGCATTCAATGTTTGTTTACGTTCTATTTTTAATGTATTGCCACCAAAGTGGTCCATTGTTCCAATTTAAGATATGTATGTAAATCCTAAGACAAAAAGGACGATTACTTCATAATTAATAAATTTCACAAGCTATCGTAAATAAGTCATTGATGAGATAACCACCACACTGTATAGAGAGCATACTTCATTAGATACTTCCATGGGGATTCGATATGCCTTATTCTCTTTGAGATCGTTTTGGCATATACCACACAATCATTCTGTGCCTTGTATAGTGTACTAACGCCAATGTATTACCCAATTAGTAGGATGACCACTAATTAATACCTACAATACTAGAATATGGGAAATAATTCGTATTAGATATAGTTTTTTATGTATAAGTTAGATCAACTAATTCCTTGATCAAATTAAGTTATAAGGCATGTGGAAAACCATTTTTAAGCAAGCGCCTAATAACCTCCATTAAATAATTACACAACACTTTTTACTTTTTACTAGTGAACTATTTGACTTAATTTTGTGAGAAATTTAGTGGGTAATGTCACTATGTCAGCATCTCAGCTCCTGATAGAAAAATGTGGGTGTATTGATGCATGTCATTGAAAGTCTAGATCGAACAATATCGTTACAGAATTTTTAAGGGATCTTTTTCTGAATTTCACCTTAGTCAGAGTAGCTTAATCCAAAAATTATGCAAAATTTATACTAAAGTGAACTAGTAAATTTGAAAATGTATATTGTCTTTTTTGTTGGTTTTGACATAGAAAATGTATATTGTTGATGATTACTTAAACTTTAAAATTTGATTTTAGGTTGTAGCAAAGTTAAATGATTGAGGAAGTCAGAAGTATTATTGTTTTTATGGAACTATTGTCGATTTTAATGTTCCCAACATTTGTAGTAATCCAAATAAGCGATATTGGCTTTGTAGTGGCAATTGTTTGTTTGTCTCTCCCGGACCATCTGATAGAAAAATCTCGTAAAGGTGAAATTGCTATTGACAATGATGTCCACGTTCAATTATTAGATGCGAGTACTAATTTTGTTAattattttcaaggattttttttatatatatcatTAATATGTCAGCAGTTGAAAAATAAACCTCAAATGCTTCATAAACAACAATCCAAAAGTGCTTTATAAAGATAATTATTTTTAAACTGCACGATATTAAACATGTAATTTCTTATTTGTGTTTCGTTTCTCATATCTCTCAACTAACAGCCACCGACTTTGCTACACATTTACCCGTTCCTTACACCACAAAAATACACCCTTATGTGTCATAGATCACAGCCGTAGATGAGAAATGGTGGGTCTGGGGGAGTTTTCGGGGACCAATAGAGGGAGGGCACATAGGCGGGGTATTATTTTGGTGTACAGATCCGGTAGATTTTTCGAACAGCCAGCCCCACCAATTATACACCCTGTCATATCAAGTAAGCaaagaaaatagaaaacacaGGTGTCATACCAAGAAAGGAACTGCTCCATATACTGTGTAAGCTATAATTCGTCCCATTTATCGACCTAAAACCAAAAACGGGCAGGCAGGTGAGTCTACTAAATTTAGCCTAGATTCATAGACATGTGCAATACTACAACCATACTCTCTTGCAGAATTGTCTGTCAATTAGACGTTTAGTTGAAGTAAACAATAAACAAATAGTtgtaagaaaataaaagaaaagaatgtTCATTAAACTTTCAACAAGATTTGCTCACCCATGCCTCACAATGACTGTTTCTTGGGTCCTAGACTTTAATAGCGCAGTTGGATATATCtgtttctgacttctgcttcttcAAAAGTCAAAGTCAGAAacaaaactattttccttcacaaaaagttaacttttcgaTTTTTAGAGGTCGTTTTGAAATCTGACAGCCAAATTAACTTATGACTTATCAACTTCTAGAAATCGAAAAACTACTTCCGATGTGCTTTCCaaacaacctataagtcctccaAGTTAAGTCGACcacaaaataaaagcaaatagtaACAAGGCCCTCTCTGGGTTTCCCATTTATTTCACGCGCTTGAATTTTAGCTTTTAAATTTCGAGATCACTAATAGGGCAACAATTTActtgtgtgcttctaaatttcGAGATCACTAATAGGGCACCAATTTACTTGTGTGTACTAAATTCAGTTTAAGACAAAATATTCTTCGTCTTTGGAATGATGCAACCCCAGAAAAATTGGTATACTTTATTAACAGTCATACTAAATTTGTAGGCATGGATTTATCTATCAAACTCGATATAATATGGTGGTGGACTAGTAGCATATTATAACTAGTAATAAAAGGCTTGATATGACTTCCAAAAATTGACATTCCCTCTGTCCTATTTTAATATAGAGGGAGGattcatggacactcttagatggacaaggtcggaCAAACTTTGCGTCATTTTCTTCGCAAAACCCAAACGAtaatgaatttaagtctaatatttTGATAGTATATtcttcttataagactctaccttcctacaaaaaatgagcacaattcgagatgtataaaactaccatctacccctttgaatatcaaCCGTTCAAAATTAACAGTTaaaattaagatcggtagatggtCAGGTTTGCTATCTCGAATTGCTTTCATTTCTGGTAGGAATGTAAAGTCTTATAATAGAAACATATCGATAaaatattagacttaaattcattgtcattTGAGTTTGCCGGAGAAAATGGCGCAAATCTTGt encodes the following:
- the LOC113308907 gene encoding secoisolariciresinol dehydrogenase-like; the protein is MGSSSLFSSLARRLEGKVALITGGASGIGECTAKFFSQHGAKVMIADIQDDLGHLVCKYIGPGSASYIHFDVTDENQIRNAIDTTVANYGKLDIMFNNAGIIDKPKPRILDNDLSDFEQVLKVNVTGTFLGIKHAARVMIPARQGSIISTCSISSITAGLASHAYTSSKHAILGLTKNTAVELGQFGIRVNCISPYGVVTPMCRKFGTIEVEVLREHLHSVANLKGLILEAEDIAKAALYLSTDDSRYLSGHNLVVDGGFSIVNPSFAMFKYPDS